One genomic window of Osmia bicornis bicornis chromosome 5, iOsmBic2.1, whole genome shotgun sequence includes the following:
- the LOC114881533 gene encoding uncharacterized protein LOC114881533: MERARIYWIQATLATFFKDELAALANGTTLPSTHPFTRLTAYLDHQGIARVGGRLQHSELSHDGKHPIILPRDSRFSALLIDHAHRQTVHGGTQSTLAFLRQRYWILGGRAPVKTHILGCVKCARQRGIRAHQLMGQLHLCVTPSCPFTHTGVDYAGPLTLKTWKGRGAEAQKRWICVFVCFATSAVHLEVVTDYSADAFIAAYRRFAARRGAAASVYSDCGTNFQGADAQLKKQFKDSTCENQDIAALLAKDGTQWHFNPPAAPHMGGKWEAVVKSLKFYLKRTIGNALLTFEESITLLAQIEAILNSRPLEPLSDDPDDVSALSPGHFLIGSPPNAVPVPTLLDISVNRLQLLQPRLQQFWRLWSTQYLQRLQAISKWHHPSNEIKLGSLVLITDERLPPGKWPMARVLSLMPGNDGLTRVVTLKTATTTLTRPIAKLAPLHQPSQDNADTQTTSSTSR, encoded by the coding sequence atggaaaggGCCAGAATCTATTGGATTCAGGCCACGCTGGCCACATTCTTTAAAGATGAACTCGCTGCACTCGCCAACGGAACAACGCTTCCTTCGACGCATCCATTTACGAGGCTCACCGCTTACCTTGACCATCAAGGGATCGCCAGAGTAGGCGGGCGTCTCCAACACTCGGAGCTTTCACACGACGGCAAACACCCTATCATCTTGCCTCGTGATTCAAGATTCTCAGCGCTTCTCATCGACCACGCACATCGTCAGACCGTGCATGGAGGTACGCAATCCACCCTCGCTTTTCTCAGACAGCGCTACTGGATTCTTggtggacgagctccagtgAAAACGCATATCCTGGGGTGCGTGAAGTGCgctcggcagagggggatccgtgctcatcaactgatgggccaactacATCTTTGTGTCACTCCATCGTGCCCGTTCACACACACTGGTGTGGACTACGCaggaccgctcacgctgaaGACTTGGAAAGGCAGAGGAGCTGAGGCGCAGAAAAGGTGGATTTGTGTATTCGTCTGCTTCGCAACATCAGCTGTACACTTGGAAGTTGTCACCGACTACTCAGCCGACGCGTTCATCGCAGCCTATCGCAGATTCGCAGCAAGGAGAGGAGCTGCAGCCTCTGTCTACTCAGATTGCGGcaccaacttccaaggagcGGACGCGCAGTTAAAAAAGCAGTTCAAGGACAGCACATGCGAAAACCAAGACATCGCAGCTCTACTAGCCAAGGATGGTACGCAGTGGCActtcaaccctcctgccgctCCACACATGGGTGGAAAATGGGAGGCAGTGGTCAAGTCTCTCAAATTCTATTTGAAGAGGACTATTGGAAATGCTTTATTGACGTTCGAGGAATCAATAACATTGCTCGCGCAGATTGAAGCTATCCTCAATTCAAGACCGTTGGAACCACTCAGCGATGATCCAGACGACGTCTCAGCCCTCTCACCAGGACACTTCCTGATCGGATCGCCGCCCAACGCAGTGCCAGTGCCCACGCTTCTCGACATCTCAGTCAACAGATTGCAATTGCTACAGCCGCGGCTCCAACAATTTTGGAGACTCTGGTCAACGCAGTACTTGCAGCGACTCCAGGCCATCTCAAAATGGCATCATCCGTCCAACGAGATCAAGCTAGGCTCTCTTGTTCTCATtactgatgaacgcttgcccccAGGGAAATGGCCCATGGCCAGGGTTCTCAGTCTGATGCCAGGAAACGATGGACTGACCAGGGTCGTCACCctcaagacggccaccacAACGCTCACGCGGCCCATCGCCAAGCTGGCTCCTCTTCATCAGCCCTCTCAGGACAACGCAGACACGCAGACcacatcatcgaccagtcgctga